In the Dermochelys coriacea isolate rDerCor1 chromosome 23, rDerCor1.pri.v4, whole genome shotgun sequence genome, CTCCCAGGCCCTATAGAAACACACAGAAAGGGTCAGGCCCCTTGTAGACCTCCCCTCCGGACCCTATAGAAACATGCAGAAAGGGCAAGGCTCCCTATAGGCTCCACCAGACCCTATAGAGACACGCAGAAAGGGCCCGgcccccttttgcccccctccAGACCCTATAGAATCACGCAGAAAAGGCAAGGCCCCCCCAGACCCTGTAGAAACACGCAGAAAAGGCAAGGCTCCCTCCAGACCCTATAGAAACAGACAGAAAAGGCAAGGCCCCCCAGACCCTATAGAAACACGCAGAAAAGGCAAGCCCCCCCAGACCCTATAGAAACACGCAGAAAGGGAAAGATCTTCCTATAGATTCATCTGACACTATAGAAAGATGCAGAAAGGGCAAGGGTCCTCCAGACCCTATAGAAATATAGAGCGATGGCAAGGTCACCATAGAAACACCACCAGGCTCTATAGAAAAATAGAGACACGGGAAGGTTCCCTATAGACACCCCGTCCAGACCCTCTAGAAACACAGAGAGATGGCATGGTCCCCTATAGAAACACAGAGGTCTCAAGACCTcttgacgtgattggaataacagagacttggtgggataactcacatgactggagtacagtcatggatggttataaactgttcaggaaggacaggcagggcagaaaaggtgggggagtagcactgtatgtaagggagcagtatgactgctcagagctccggtacgaaactgtggaaaaacctgagtgtctctggattaagtttagaagtgtgtgcaacaagagtgatgtcatggtgggagtctgctatagaccaccggaccagggggatgaggtggatgaggctttcttccggcaactcacggaagctactagatcgcatgccctgattctcatgggtgactttaattttcctgatatctgctgggagagcaatacagcggtgcatagacaatccaggaagtttttggaaagcgtaggggacaatttcctggtgcaagtgctaggggagccaactagggggagcgcttttcttgacctgctgctcacaaaccgggtagaattagtgggggaagcaaaagtggatgggaatctgggaggcagtgaccatgagttggttgagttcaggatcctgacgcagggaagaaaggtaagcagcaggatacggaccctggacttcaggaaagcagactttgactccctcagggaacagatggccaggatcccctgggggactaacatgaaagggaagggagtccaggagagctggctgtatttcaaggaatccctgttgaggttacagggacaaaccatcccgatgagtcgaaagaatagtaaatatggcaggcgaccagcttggcttaatggtgaaatcctagcggatcttaaacataaaaaagaagcttacaagaagtggaagcttggacatatgaccagggaagagtataaaaatattgctcgggcatgtaggaaagatatcaggagggccaaatcgcacctggagctgcagctagcaagagatgtcaagagtaacaagaaaggtttcttcaggtatgttggcaacaagaagaaagccaaggaaagtgtgggccccttactgaatgagggaggcaagctagtgacagaggatgtggaaaaagctaatgtactcaatgctttttttgcctctgttttcactaacaaggtcagctcccagactgctgtgctgggcaacacaaaatggggaagagatggccagccctctgtagagatagaggtggttagggactatttagaaaagctggacgtgcacaagtccatggggccggacgaattgcatccgagagtgctgaaggaattggcggctgtgattgcagagcccttagccattatctttgaaaactcgtggcgaacgggggaagtcccggatgactggaaaaaggctaatgtagtgcccatctttaaaaaagggaagaaggaggatcctgggaactacaggccggtcagcctcacctcagtccctggaaaaatcatggagcaggtcctcaaagaatcaatcctgaagcacttagaggagaggaaagtgatcaggaacagtcagcatggattcaccaagggaaggtcatgcctgactaatctaatcgccttttatgatgagattactggttctgtggatgaagggaaagcagtggatgtattgtttcttgactttagcaaagcttttgacacggtctcccacagcattcttgtcagcaagttaaggaagtatgggctggatgaatgcactataaggtgggtagaaagctggctagattgtcgggctcaacgggtagtgatcaatggctccatgtctagttggcagccggtgtcaagtggagtgccccagggctcggtcctggggcccgttttgttcaatatcttcataaatgatctggaggatggtgtggattgcactctcagcaaatttgcggatgatactaaactgggaggagtggtagatacgctggaggggagggataggatacagaaggacctagacaaattggaggattgggccaaaagaaatctaatgaggttcaataaggataaatgcagggtcctgcacttaggatggaagaatccaatgcaccgctacagactagggaccgaatggctcggcagcagttctgcggaaaaggacctaggggtgacagtggacgagaagctggatatgagtcagcagtgtgcccttgttgccaagaaggccaatggcattttgggttgtataagtaggggcatagcgagcagatcgagggacgtgatcgttcccctctattcgacactggtgaggcctcatctggagtactgtgtccagttttgggccccacactacaggaaggatgtggataaattggaaagagtacaacgaagggcaacgaaaatgattaggggtctagagcacatgacttatgaggagaggctgagggagctgggattgtttagtctggagaagagaagaatgaggggggatttgatagctgctttcaactacctgaaagggggtttcaaagaggatggctctagactgttctcaatggtagcagatgacagaacgaggagtaatggtctcaagttgcaatgggggaggtttagattggatattaggaaaaactttttcactaagagggtggtgaaacactggaatgcgttacctagggaggtggtagaatctccttccttagaggtttttaaggtcaggcttgacaaagccctagctgggatgatttaactgggacttggtcctgctttgagcagggggttggactagatgaccttctggggtcccttccaaccctgatattctatgattctatgattctatgaccccccccccccacggtcCCTACAGAAACACACTGCAAAGGTGAGGTCCTCTGTAGGAATTCTCCCTTCCTGTCTCTACAGGAACACAGCGGGCTGGCGAGGTCCCccatagtccctgcccccaggctcaCACAGCCCTCCCACAGAAACATGGCGAGATAGCATGGTCCGGTCTAGTACAGCCAGCGTGCCGAAGCCGAGCCCCCGGTTCGCAGACCCAGGCTAAGGGGTAACATCCGCACTTCTCTCCCTGGGGCAGATCGCGGTGGAGCATGGCTTCGGTGGGGCACACGGCGGGGCGAAGGCCGAGTGGCTGGTGGGCGTGGTGGAGCAGTATTTCCACAGCAATGGTGAGACCCGACAGCCCCTCAGGGCCCAGCTCCTCATGGCTGAGCAGTGCTCGGCCCCCCCAAGATTGCAGGGAGTCTGTGCCACGCCTCCATGAATGGGACCCAGTCTTGGTTGGTGGGGGTCTAGTGGATTAGAGcaaagggagccaggactcctgggttctctcctcggttctgggaggggagtggggtccagtggtcagagcagggggctgggagccagaagtcCTGGGATCTCTCCCCgactctgagaggggagtggggtccagtggtcagagcagggggctgggagtcctgggttctctccccgtcTCTGAGAGGGGAGTAGGGTCCGGTAGGTTAGAGCagcggggtggggaaggagctgggagtcTTCCCCCAATCCAAGAATCCTTCACTCCTTTTCCAGACTAGAGGGTCCTGAAAGCCGCCTCCCGCCCTCCCCAGTTCTGAGTCTCCTTCTCTCTGCAGCGGCCCTGGAGCTGGACGAGGTGGAGGATTTCCTCGCCGAGGTGCTGAACAACGAGTTCGACACCATCGTTGAGGACGGCAGCTTGGCTGAGGTATCCCAGTCGCGTGTCCTAGCCCCCGTAGCGCTTGGGAGGAGGCAACTCCATCCATCTCTCAACCCTGCCCCGAGGGACTGCGAGAGTGAGGGCAgagcatgtgggggggggtgtcatccTGCCCTTGGAATTGGGGATTCTTGGAAGGAGGGGGGACACCCCCTGGCCTTtgatcccatctcttcccctccaccctccccgccAGGTGAGCCAGCAGCTCCAGTTGCTCTTTGCCCTGTGCCAGCGCGGCGAGGGGCCGGCCCTGACGGAAGCCATCGCCCGGCTGGCGTGGAGGCAGCAGGAGGTGGGCAGGGCAGCCACCCAGGCCCGACCCGCTGAGGGGAgcagcagtgaggaggaggaggagaagccggAGGAGGTACCAGCCACGGGGCCCAGAGCAGGGGCCAGGAATCAGGGATGGGAGCCAGGATATGCGACTGGCTGAGCCCGTGGGGTGATCTTGGGGGGTGGTAGGGAGATGGCTGGGCTCAATCTTGGGGGGGCTGCGGTTAGGATGGATCCCAGCTGACTTCTGCACCCCGTCCCTGCAGGTGATGGACTGCAgcagccccgggccccccccGGACCCTCCCCCGGCAGATGACGGCTGGACGGttgtacagaaaaaaaagaaatgaggggtgacccccccacccccacgtgtggctgggggggcttcgctgcagggagctgggcaggggaagAAACCAGGTGTAGCCACAATGTGTCGCTATGGCAACAGCTGCGGGGGGGAGAATCCCTGGAGCTGAGGGGACATGTtagtctgggggagggggaagctggcgccccctagatgggacaggccccgccccccattccctgcccccctgagccagccagtcccctgcccctgGGCCGGGTGGGAGCTGGcgcccccccattccctgcaccTTGGCTGAAAACGAAACGACccgaacaaaacaaaacctttattAAGAAATCGGCTGATGGAGCTTTAACAACAACGCCTGGCTCCCAAGAGCTCTAGAAAATCCGGGCCCCCCCCAATCTTCTGGGGGGGGAGAGTTGGGGTGGCCCCTTGGATGGGAGGCCACCCCCTAGTGGCCAGCCACTGCATGTCAGCAACAATAAAATGGTCGTCTGCGAAGCGAGTGTCTGTCCCTGGAGCGCCGCGTGAGCCGAGGGGACAGGACGGGAGTGAGCCAGCATGTcgatcccggggggggggggggcagatcaCAGCTGAACAAAGGGGGGGTTACACCAAAGGGGGGGTTAACAGCTAGGCCAGCACTTGTGTGGGGAGGTGAGTTCAAAGTGCCTGAGGACAGTTCAAGTATCGTTTGTTGTGGGGGGGTCGGGTCCAGGCCAGCCCCCCGGCGCCGTCAGGTCCCCtcggggaggggcccgggggcGGCTGCCGGctccccccgcccggcccggcTCAGCGCCTCCATCCAGCGCCGCTGCAGCCCCTCCGACTCGGCGCTGAACTGCCAGCACAGCTGGCTCTGGCGGATGGCGAACGAGTGACGCCGGTCGAGCCGCACCCCCGGCTGCGGGGCCGACACCTCGAAGCCGATCAGCGGGAGGCTGCGCTGGGCCTTCACATCCTGGGGGGCCGGAGAGACGGgggtcaggagtgaagggcaggggcagcgggTTGGCAGTGGGGTCCCAGCAGGGCTGCAGGTCAAGAGTGGGGGACACCGGTGGAGCAGGCGGGGGCCACGGGGCAAGGGCTGGCAGGGGTGCGGGGCGGGAGTAGGGGGCCTGGCAAGGGTtggggggcagagcaggcaggggccaggcctggCAGGGGGGCCCAGCAGAGCAGGTGGAGGCtagggggtgggagtggagggcCTGGCGGGGCGGGAGTGGGGAGCCATGGCCCGGCAGGGGTGCAGGGGTCCCAGCAGAGCAGGCGGGGTGTCCTACCTGGGGGGCCCCATAGACGTACAGCACCAGGGGCTCGCTCTCTGGGACAACGAACCAGCCTTTGTGCCAGGCCTTGGCGCCCGGCTCCATGTAGTGCAGGGAGCTGCAGACGACGCTGCGCTCGGCCACCTCCGACGCCTGCTTCTGTGGGGCGGAAATGCCCAGTAGTGTCCGGGGGCCCCACTGCGAGGGGGGACTCAGcaggggcccggggggggagctgggggtgcctCACCTCGAGGATGGAGTGGCGGCTCgggggggatcccggggggggcTTTGGGGGACTCACCTCGAGGATGGAGCAGCGGTTCGGGGGGGGCTTTGGGGGACTCACCTCGAGGACGGAGCGGCGGCTCGGGAGGTGATCCTGGGGGGGCTTTGGGGGACTCACCTCGAGGATGGAACGGAGGTGCGGGGGGGGATTCCGGAGGGGGGGACTCACCtcgaggatggagcggaggtgcGGGGGGGGATTCCGGAGGGGGGGGACTCACCTCGAGGATGGAGTGGTGGTGCAGGGGAGATCCCGGGGGGGGCTTTGAGGGACTCACCTCGAGGATGGAGTGGCGGCCCGGGGGGGGCTTTGAGGGACTCACCTCGAGGATGGAGTGGCGGCTCgggggggatcccaggggggcTTTGGGGGACTCACCtcgaggatggagcggaggtgcGGGGGGGACTCACCTCGAGGGTGGTGCgggggggatcccgggggggACTCACCTCGAGGATGGAGCAGCGGCTCGGGGGGATCCCGGGGGGGTTTTTGGGGGACTCACCTCGAGGATGGAGCGGCGGCGCGGGGGGGGGCCGGGAGGCCCGGGGGGGCCGTGCAGCGCGGCGAAGCAGCCCCCACACACCCGGTTGGGCCGGTTGTTGTCGTAAAGCAGCCGGGCCCGGAACTCGGAGCATTTCCCGCAGACCACCTGGGGGAGCCGGGGGGGAGCATGAGACCTGGGGGGACCCCAAGacaggcccagcccagccagggggtcctgggtcccagccccccatcccgttcccgccccgcccccgggacTCACGCGCCCGCAGGCCCGGCAGTGGTGGCGGCGTTTGGTGAGGGCGGCGAAGGGCTCCTGGCACTGCATGCAGAGCGTCACCTCGTTCTCCCGGATCGGCGTCGGCGCCCGGCGGCCCAGCTCCCGGCCCTGCACGGGGACAGCGGCACGGGGCCTCACATGTGCGCACACAGGTCCCGCCCTCGCCCCCCCGGGCCTGCGCGCACACGTGCAAATCCTGCCCTCGCACACGTGAATATGGGTCCTGCCTTCGCACGATCAGGACCTGCCCTTGCACGCACACCCCCAGGTTGTGCCCTCGCATCCCCTGGTCCAACCCGCTCCTGCACATCCCCAGTTCCCTCCCTTGCAcacacaggtttcacccttgcACTTGCACCCCTAGGTCCCACCCACACTCAGCCATCCACGCACGGACACACACGTGTGCTCACCAGCaatccagcccagggctcctcctCTTCCCGGGGGACAGCTCCCACCGGCATCTGCTCCAGCTTCAGGATCGTGGCCCGAATtgcctggggggggcaggggaatgagaAGCGGGGAGGGACGTGCCCCTCCcgtggcagcccccccgcctgtgccccccacagcaggccctgccctggcccaggaCCCTCCCCACTgatggggagggtgggaagggttGTGGGGGCAGGTGAGAGGTGACCCTGAGCTGAATCCCgcccctccaccctgcccccccgagACACcactccccagatcccccccatgccgggggaagggggacagtcCCAAGGCCCCCCAGGTACCTGGATCCAGTCGTGTTTTTCTTCCTCCGTCCTAAAGGGCAGAAACAGGAACACGGAGGGGGGTGttaatggggggtggggtagacgtggggggaggggtactgggctggggagggggaataaccAGCCTGTGGAAGGAGGCAGAGGGGACACCAGGCTGGGGGTGTCGGGGAAggctgggggacagggaggagacGGCGGGAGCAAGGGGGGATCCCGGGGGGAGACACCAGGCAGGATGGAGAttgcggggagcaggggggagacaAGGCAAGGGAGCAGTGGAGAtatgggggggcagtggggacaCTGGGGGGGTCTCCCTACCTCGCCTGCAGCTCCAGCGAACGCTGCTTCCCTGACACCAGGAAGGTCCGGGGCAGGTTGATGCCACTCGACTCCTTCACCTGCGGGACAGAGACACTGGGATGGGAGCGGCCGGATCAGAAACGCCCcccatgtcccccctcagtctgggggggtagggaaactgaggcacaggggccTGGGCAAGGGAGGGAACCGGGACACAGGAGGATACCAGAGGAGGGAGGGATACCAGAGCAGGGGGGGCGCAGAGAAGGGGAGATAGCAGAGGAGGGAGGATCCTGGGgcgcaggggaggggggatactgcggggcagggggatgggggggcagggagatgggggtgcagggggggaggaTAGCGGGGGAGGGGAATGCCAGGGGGGATACCGGGGGCTGCgctccccacccacctccatCCCCTCCACGTCGATCCGAGCCCGGACCCCGAATTTCTGACCGAGGAGCCACAGTTTGGGGACGCAGCAGAGCAGCCGGTCGTTgaactggggagaagggggtcGAGAGGGGGTCAGAAGtcacccccaacccccagggGTCAGAGGTCACCCCCATCCCTGGGGGGTAAGAGGTCACCTAACCAGATCCTCCCTTTGTACAGAGGTCAGCAAGGGAGCCCCCAGGGGTCAGAGGTCACCCAGCCAAGCCCTTGCCCTCATCTGGGGGTCAGAGCCCCCCGCCCAGGGGTCTCTCACCAGGATCAGGTACCGGTCATGTGTGGTCCCGTTCTTGGCCGACAGCTTGAGGATGTGGCCTTCCTTAATGAGCTCGTTAGTGGGGCTAACGATGTCCTCCTCCCCGCCCAGCAGCTCGTACACCTTCAGCAAGGAATGCATCCGTTCCTGGGGGCGAGAACGGGGGTCGGTCCAGCCCCGCAgccgccctgccccccagctggctgcatctcgtggCCAGGGGAGCCTCCCCGTGCGGCGTTTGGTGCAGctgttccccccgccccgccccagaggtggctgcatctcggtGGTGGGCGAGCCGTCCCTGTGGCATCTCCCTACGcagccccgccctgctccccGCAGAGCGCCCCCTAGCGCCCAGGCCGGGACTCGCACTCGCACCCGTCGTACCGTTTTGCGGATGGCGGCGTTCGAATGCTCCGCGGCCGTCGCGATCAGCTGCAGGGACTCTGCGAACGGGGCCGAGAGACGGGGTGAGTCCAGGagagcccccgccccgcccccgcccccgcccccgcaaatacccacagagccccctgccccgccctgcccagcctgccccccgaTACCCACAAAGCCCCCCGCCCAGCCTTTCCCCCCAGATACCCACTgggaccctgcccctgcccccagataCCCACAAAGCCCCCCGCCCAGCCTGGCCCCCAAATACCCACAGAGCCCccgcccagcctgcccccccagaTACCCACTGGgaccccgcccctgctcagcctgccccccagatacccacagagccccccacccagccttccCCCCCAGATACCCAccgagccccctgcccccgcccagcctgccccccccagaaacccagagccccccatcccaccctcacCCAGCCTGCCTTCACCCAGCCGGCCCCCCCAGATACCCACAGAGCCCCCCGTCCCCATCCAGCCTTCCCCCCCAGAAACTcacagagcccccagcccccgcACAGCCTGCTCCCACAAATaccacagagccccctgccccccccagcctgccccccagatacccacagagccccccacccagcccccgcccagcctgcccccccagtAACCCAGAGCCCCCGCTCCCGCTCAGCCTGTCCCCGCAGATACCCACAGAGCCCCCGCCGACACCCCAGCGCCCCACTCACTCTCTGCATCCCGGCTGTCTGGGGCGCCGGGGGGCAGGCGCTGCAGATAACCCTTGAGCAGAAGCTCGTACCGGGGGATCCTCTGGACGGGCTCCAGCATGTGCTGCTGTAGGGTGAGATTCCCGCAGGCCTCCTCCATCTGCAAAGGGGAGGGTGAGCCCGGACTCCTgcgttctctccccggctctgggagaggaccgggggctggtgggtcgaagcaggggggctgggagcccggactcctgggttctctccccggctctgggagaggagtgggggctg is a window encoding:
- the TSR2 gene encoding pre-rRNA-processing protein TSR2 homolog, with amino-acid sequence MAAPREETRGLFSQGVRAVLGSWAALQIAVEHGFGGAHGGAKAEWLVGVVEQYFHSNAALELDEVEDFLAEVLNNEFDTIVEDGSLAEVSQQLQLLFALCQRGEGPALTEAIARLAWRQQEVGRAATQARPAEGSSSEEEEEKPEEVMDCSSPGPPPDPPPADDGWTVVQKKKK
- the FGD1 gene encoding FYVE, RhoGEF and PH domain-containing protein 1 isoform X1; amino-acid sequence: MQRASMIGIPSLDQAGSFSQQCKAMRFSYHLESGAGGHRAGAPGQGSRLLVKSLSLEPRSEPWRPESAQRLRSDPGPHSDGGEPRPALPRRALGPKPQVPPKPGHLQSTHPPWPPAPIPPPPSRPLPANPRLGSRSPLTPHPKAQDGAGSTAVLTLIEKFERDPVILTLEQPSHTPIPDPPSPGEADVTPKSLALLGLPGGEDSGPAGRGDQAPCLSPTAHSGKLANRDSGFDSISSPSPSEELGFGGDEGPVGEGDGGGSPGSPPCPDSEVDSDLDEGNGDDGVSVPGTVPRQAGRPNAPELTAPQKAFHIANELLQTEKAYVARLHLLDQVFCARLLEEARSRNSFPGDVVMGIFSNICSIYCFHQQFLLPELEKRMQEWDRYPRIGDILQKLAPFLKMYGEYVKNFDRAMELVNIWMERSTHFKLIVHQIQMEEACGNLTLQQHMLEPVQRIPRYELLLKGYLQRLPPGAPDSRDAEKSLQLIATAAEHSNAAIRKTERMHSLLKVYELLGGEEDIVSPTNELIKEGHILKLSAKNGTTHDRYLILFNDRLLCCVPKLWLLGQKFGVRARIDVEGMECLCPAGEGVEWHQPAPDLPGVREAAFAGAAGEDGGRKTRLDPGNSGHDPEAGADAGGSCPPGRGGALGWIAGPGAGPPGADADPGERGDALHAVPGALRRPHQTPPPLPGLRARGLREMLRVPGPAALRQQPAQPGVWGLLRRAARPPRASRPPPAPPLHPREAGVGGGRAQRRLQLPALHGAGRQGLAQRLVRCPRERAPGAVRLWGPPGCEGPAQPPADRLRGVGPAAGGAARPASLVRHPPEPAVLAVQRRVGGAAAALDGGAEPGRAGGAGSRPRAPPRGDLTAPGGWPGPDPPTTNDT
- the FGD1 gene encoding FYVE, RhoGEF and PH domain-containing protein 1 isoform X2, translating into MQRASMIGIPSLDQAGSFSQQCKAMRFSYHLESGAGGHRAGAPGQGSRLLVKSLSLEPRSEPWRPESAQRLRSDPGPHSDGGEPRPALPRRALGPKPQVPPKPGHLQSTHPPWPPAPIPPPPSRPLPANPRLGSRSPLTPHPKAQDGAGSTAVLTLIEKFERDPVILTLEQPSHTPIPDPPSPGEADVTPKSLALLGLPGGEDSGPAGRGDQAPCLSPTAHSGKLANRDSGFDSISSPSPSEELGFGGDEGPVGEGDGGGSPGSPPCPDSEVDSDLDEGNGDDGVSVPGTVPRQAGRPNAPELTAPQKAFHIANELLQTEKAYVARLHLLDQVFCARLLEEARSRNSFPGDVVMGIFSNICSIYCFHQQFLLPELEKRMQEWDRYPRIGDILQKLAPFLKMYGEYVKNFDRAMELVNIWMERSTHFKLIVHQIQMEEACGNLTLQQHMLEPVQRIPRYELLLKGYLQRLPPGAPDSRDAEKSLQLIATAAEHSNAAIRKTERMHSLLKVYELLGGEEDIVSPTNELIKEGHILKLSAKNGTTHDRYLILFNDRLLCCVPKLWLLGQKFGVRARIDVEGMECLCPAGEGVEWHQPAPDLPGVREAAFAGAAGEDGGRKTRLDPGNSGHDPEAGADAGGSCPPGRGGALGWIAGPGAGPPGADADPGERGDALHAVPGALRRPHQTPPPLPGLRARGLREMLRVPGPAALRQQPAQPGVWGLLRRAARPPRASRPPPAPPLHPRAGVGGGRAQRRLQLPALHGAGRQGLAQRLVRCPRERAPGAVRLWGPPGCEGPAQPPADRLRGVGPAAGGAARPASLVRHPPEPAVLAVQRRVGGAAAALDGGAEPGRAGGAGSRPRAPPRGDLTAPGGWPGPDPPTTNDT
- the FGD1 gene encoding FYVE, RhoGEF and PH domain-containing protein 1 isoform X5 — encoded protein: MIRDARDPVIVQRKAGAPGQGSRLLVKSLSLEPRSEPWRPESAQRLRSDPGPHSDGGEPRPALPRRALGPKPQVPPKPGHLQSTHPPWPPAPIPPPPSRPLPANPRLGSRSPLTPHPKAQDGAGSTAVLTLIEKFERDPVILTLEQPSHTPIPDPPSPGEADVTPKSLALLGLPGGEDSGPAGRGDQAPCLSPTAHSGKLANRDSGFDSISSPSPSEELGFGGDEGPVGEGDGGGSPGSPPCPDSEVDSDLDEGNGDDGVSVPGTVPRQAGRPNAPELTAPQKAFHIANELLQTEKAYVARLHLLDQVFCARLLEEARSRNSFPGDVVMGIFSNICSIYCFHQQFLLPELEKRMQEWDRYPRIGDILQKLAPFLKMYGEYVKNFDRAMELVNIWMERSTHFKLIVHQIQMEEACGNLTLQQHMLEPVQRIPRYELLLKGYLQRLPPGAPDSRDAEKSLQLIATAAEHSNAAIRKTERMHSLLKVYELLGGEEDIVSPTNELIKEGHILKLSAKNGTTHDRYLILFNDRLLCCVPKLWLLGQKFGVRARIDVEGMECLCPAGEGVEWHQPAPDLPGVREAAFAGAAGEDGGRKTRLDPGNSGHDPEAGADAGGSCPPGRGGALGWIAGPGAGPPGADADPGERGDALHAVPGALRRPHQTPPPLPGLRARGLREMLRVPGPAALRQQPAQPGVWGLLRRAARPPRASRPPPAPPLHPREAGVGGGRAQRRLQLPALHGAGRQGLAQRLVRCPRERAPGAVRLWGPPGCEGPAQPPADRLRGVGPAAGGAARPASLVRHPPEPAVLAVQRRVGGAAAALDGGAEPGRAGGAGSRPRAPPRGDLTAPGGWPGPDPPTTNDT